One stretch of Priestia megaterium DNA includes these proteins:
- a CDS encoding ATP-dependent Clp protease ATP-binding subunit produces the protein MICQNCNKREASIQLNVQTNNQKSQYRLCHTCYQALMKEHKIPSGFGGGGFMNIDDLFKQMSQEQAVPEQPQQGNGGSGFLDQFGRNLTQIAKTGLIDPVIGREEEVERVIEILNRRNKNNPVLIGEPGVGKTAVVEGLALKIAEGKVPAKLLNKDVYLLDVASLVANTGVRGQFEERMKQLISELQQRKNVILFIDEIHLLVGAGSAEGSMDASNILKPALARGELQVVGATTLKEYRSIEKDAALERRFQPVMVHEPSVEEAVEILKGIQRKYEDYHGVSYTDEAIRACVNLSHRYIQDRFLPDKAIDLLDEAGSKMNLQAGITNKDDAAARLKEITNEKEQALKNEKYEVAAKLRDEEAALEKQLNEEQHKLNVDIADIQAIIEKKTGIPVGKLQDNESAKMKHLAKHLAQKVIGQQEAVEKVAKAIRRSRAGLKAKHRPIGSFLFVGPTGVGKTELTKTLAEELFGSKDAMVRLDMSEYMEKHAVSKLIGSPPGYVGHEEAGQLTEKVRRNPYSIILLDEIEKAHPDVQHMFLQILEDGRLTDSQGRTVSFKDTVIIMTSNAGVGEKKITVGFDAESDALKQASVLDSLSSYFKPEFLNRFDTIIEFNHLEKDNLIKIVDLMLAELKETLQEQNITLHVADEVKEKLAELGYHPAFGARPLRRAIQEQLEDRITDLLLDDGDVSTVNVTLNEASEITVQN, from the coding sequence ATGATTTGTCAAAACTGTAATAAGCGTGAAGCATCTATTCAATTAAATGTACAAACAAATAACCAAAAATCTCAATATCGTTTATGTCATACATGTTATCAAGCACTAATGAAAGAACATAAAATCCCATCAGGTTTTGGAGGTGGCGGCTTTATGAACATCGATGATTTATTCAAGCAAATGTCACAAGAACAAGCTGTACCGGAACAGCCACAGCAAGGAAATGGCGGCAGCGGATTTTTAGACCAGTTCGGGCGAAACTTAACTCAAATTGCGAAAACGGGATTAATTGACCCTGTTATTGGTCGCGAAGAAGAAGTAGAGCGTGTAATTGAAATTTTAAATAGAAGAAACAAAAACAACCCGGTACTAATCGGAGAACCCGGTGTTGGTAAAACAGCTGTTGTTGAAGGGTTAGCTTTAAAAATCGCGGAAGGAAAAGTTCCTGCGAAGCTGTTAAATAAAGATGTATATCTGTTAGATGTAGCATCTCTCGTAGCTAATACGGGCGTGCGTGGCCAATTTGAAGAGCGCATGAAGCAGTTAATTTCTGAGCTTCAACAGCGAAAAAACGTGATTTTATTTATCGATGAAATTCACCTTCTTGTAGGAGCTGGTTCAGCGGAAGGTTCAATGGACGCAAGCAATATTTTAAAACCTGCTCTTGCACGAGGCGAACTTCAAGTAGTCGGAGCTACAACTTTAAAAGAGTACCGTTCGATTGAAAAAGATGCGGCTCTTGAACGACGCTTCCAGCCGGTTATGGTTCACGAACCGTCTGTAGAAGAAGCCGTTGAAATTCTAAAAGGAATTCAACGTAAATATGAAGATTATCACGGCGTTAGCTATACAGATGAAGCGATCCGCGCTTGTGTAAATTTATCACACCGCTACATTCAAGATCGCTTCTTGCCTGATAAAGCAATTGACTTGCTAGATGAAGCAGGCTCAAAAATGAATTTACAGGCAGGCATTACAAATAAAGACGACGCGGCCGCTCGCTTAAAAGAAATTACAAATGAAAAAGAGCAGGCGTTAAAGAATGAAAAATATGAAGTAGCGGCAAAACTGCGCGATGAAGAAGCTGCTCTTGAAAAACAATTGAACGAAGAACAGCATAAATTGAATGTGGATATTGCTGACATTCAAGCAATTATTGAAAAGAAAACGGGCATCCCTGTTGGTAAACTTCAGGACAATGAATCAGCAAAAATGAAGCATTTAGCGAAACACTTGGCTCAAAAAGTAATCGGACAGCAGGAAGCTGTAGAAAAAGTAGCAAAAGCGATTCGACGTTCTCGCGCTGGATTAAAAGCGAAGCATCGCCCAATTGGTTCATTCTTATTTGTGGGTCCAACAGGTGTCGGTAAAACAGAGTTAACCAAAACATTAGCTGAAGAACTATTCGGATCAAAAGATGCAATGGTTCGTCTAGATATGAGTGAATACATGGAAAAACATGCGGTGTCTAAATTAATTGGCTCACCTCCTGGCTACGTAGGTCACGAAGAAGCAGGACAATTAACAGAGAAAGTACGCCGTAATCCTTATTCTATCATCTTACTAGATGAAATTGAAAAAGCTCATCCAGACGTTCAGCATATGTTTCTGCAAATTTTAGAAGATGGACGTCTAACAGATAGTCAAGGTCGCACAGTAAGCTTCAAAGACACAGTTATCATTATGACAAGTAACGCTGGTGTAGGTGAAAAGAAAATTACGGTTGGGTTTGATGCAGAAAGTGACGCACTTAAGCAGGCATCCGTTTTAGATTCACTTTCATCTTATTTCAAACCAGAGTTTTTAAATCGATTTGATACAATCATTGAATTTAATCACCTTGAAAAAGATAACTTGATTAAAATCGTGGACCTTATGCTTGCTGAATTGAAAGAAACATTACAAGAACAAAACATCACGCTGCACGTAGCAGATGAAGTAAAAGAAAAACTGGCTGAACTTGGCTACCACCCTGCATTTGGTGCTAGACCACTTCGCCGAGCAATTCAAGAACAGCTTGAAGATCGAATTACAGATTTACTGTTAGATGATGGAGATGTATCTACAGTGAACGTAACGTTAAATGAAGCAAGCGAAATCACCGTACAAAACTAA
- a CDS encoding M3 family oligoendopeptidase encodes MKFENYTYTRPDMNEIEKQFEKAITHFTEAASVSQQNEAIRLANDAYSKYSTMGNICYIRHSIDTANEFYKEEQDYFDETQPLLEGYVEKFYKALISSPFKEQLEEKWGKQLFSLAEMQLKTFSPEIVKELQEENKLSSQYTKLVASAKIVFEGEERTLAQLDPFMESPDREMRKKAAEAKSQFFTDHEEEFDDIYDKLVKVRTKLAEKLGYKNFVEVGYARMSRIGYDAEMVAAFRKQVKEYIVPLTEKLKKRQQERIQVESLTYYDEPFQFETGNAVPKGDEKWIIENGRVMYKELSKETDEFFSFMLENNLMDLVAKKGKAGGGYCTFIEEYKAPFIFSNFNGTSGDIDVLTHEAGHAFQVYSSRDMETNEYHWPTHEGAEIHSMSMEYFTWPWMELFFKEDKDKYQFSHLSSGLTFLPYGVAVDEFQHAVYERPEMTPSERKQTWREIEKKYMPSKNYDGHHYLESGGFWQRQLHIYTSPFYYIDYTLAQICAFQFWKKDRENHEQAWQDYVHLCKLGGSKPFLELVEEANLISPFEEGCVQSVVDEIENYLNSIDDKKL; translated from the coding sequence ATGAAATTTGAGAATTATACATATACACGACCTGATATGAATGAAATTGAAAAGCAATTTGAAAAGGCCATTACACATTTTACGGAAGCAGCGTCAGTCAGTCAGCAAAACGAGGCAATTCGTCTAGCAAATGACGCGTATTCCAAGTACAGCACCATGGGGAACATCTGCTATATTCGTCATTCTATAGACACAGCGAATGAATTTTATAAAGAAGAACAAGACTATTTTGATGAAACACAGCCGCTTTTAGAAGGATATGTAGAGAAATTTTACAAAGCGTTAATCTCTTCGCCTTTTAAAGAGCAACTAGAAGAAAAATGGGGCAAGCAGCTGTTTTCTCTTGCTGAAATGCAGTTAAAAACATTTTCGCCGGAAATAGTAAAAGAGCTGCAGGAAGAAAATAAGCTATCGTCTCAATATACGAAACTAGTGGCGTCAGCTAAAATTGTATTTGAAGGCGAAGAAAGAACGTTAGCCCAGCTCGATCCGTTCATGGAATCACCTGATCGAGAAATGAGAAAAAAAGCAGCAGAAGCGAAGTCTCAATTTTTCACCGATCATGAAGAGGAATTTGATGATATTTACGATAAACTTGTAAAAGTACGTACAAAGCTTGCTGAAAAATTAGGCTATAAAAATTTCGTAGAAGTGGGCTATGCTCGTATGTCTAGAATAGGCTACGATGCTGAAATGGTTGCCGCTTTTCGCAAACAAGTAAAAGAGTATATCGTTCCCCTTACTGAAAAATTAAAAAAGCGTCAGCAGGAAAGAATTCAAGTAGAGAGCTTAACTTATTATGATGAACCGTTTCAGTTTGAAACAGGAAACGCAGTGCCAAAAGGTGATGAAAAGTGGATTATTGAAAATGGACGGGTTATGTATAAGGAGCTTTCTAAAGAGACGGACGAATTTTTTTCATTTATGCTTGAAAATAATTTGATGGATTTAGTCGCTAAAAAGGGCAAAGCAGGCGGAGGCTACTGTACGTTTATTGAAGAATACAAAGCGCCGTTTATTTTTTCAAATTTTAATGGAACATCAGGCGATATTGATGTGTTAACGCATGAAGCAGGGCACGCTTTTCAAGTGTATTCCAGCCGAGATATGGAAACCAATGAGTATCACTGGCCTACGCATGAAGGAGCCGAAATTCATTCAATGAGCATGGAATATTTTACATGGCCTTGGATGGAGTTGTTCTTTAAAGAAGACAAAGATAAATACCAGTTTTCGCATTTAAGCTCAGGCTTAACTTTCCTGCCTTACGGGGTAGCGGTAGATGAATTTCAGCATGCTGTATACGAACGCCCTGAGATGACGCCTTCGGAACGAAAACAAACGTGGCGAGAAATTGAAAAGAAATATATGCCTTCTAAAAACTATGACGGCCATCACTATCTAGAAAGCGGGGGCTTCTGGCAGCGCCAGCTTCATATTTACACGTCTCCATTTTATTATATTGACTACACCCTCGCTCAAATTTGTGCATTTCAATTTTGGAAAAAAGATCGAGAAAATCATGAACAAGCATGGCAAGATTACGTTCATTTGTGTAAGCTTGGCGGAAGTAAGCCATTTTTAGAATTAGTAGAGGAAGCGAATTTAATCTCTCCATTCGAAGAGGGCTGCGTGCAGTCTGTAGTAGATGAAATTGAAAACTATTTAAATAGTATTGATGATAAAAAGCTATAA
- a CDS encoding MarR family winged helix-turn-helix transcriptional regulator, whose product MTNDVTREELDQSLKLFIVLSRANRSINDHVHKFIQQHGMNPTEFAVLELLYHKGQQPLQQIGGKILLASGSITYVVDKLEKKGFLERVACPNDRRVTYAAITKQGKEMIESMFPSHEKRIHDILSVLSSEEKEVAISMLKKLGHYADEFLPESTD is encoded by the coding sequence ATGACGAATGATGTAACTAGAGAAGAGTTAGACCAATCTCTTAAATTATTTATTGTACTATCTCGTGCCAATCGTTCAATTAATGATCATGTGCATAAATTTATTCAACAGCATGGAATGAATCCAACCGAATTTGCTGTCCTAGAGTTATTGTACCACAAAGGTCAGCAGCCTCTGCAGCAAATTGGCGGAAAAATTCTATTAGCAAGCGGCAGTATTACGTATGTAGTAGACAAGCTTGAGAAAAAAGGTTTCTTAGAGCGCGTTGCTTGTCCGAACGATCGCCGTGTAACCTATGCAGCTATCACCAAGCAAGGCAAGGAAATGATTGAAAGCATGTTTCCGAGTCATGAAAAAAGAATTCATGATATTTTATCCGTTCTGTCTAGCGAAGAAAAGGAAGTTGCTATTTCGATGCTTAAGAAATTAGGGCACTATGCAGATGAATTTTTACCGGAATCGACTGATTAA
- a CDS encoding DUF4931 domain-containing protein, producing the protein MKPTHLLFNSAIGSQKPETIVNRQNPCPFCDVESLTGIIEKQGPIIWLKNKFPVLQDAYQTVIIETDECSSELSIYSKEHLYTLLSFATERWISMMNSGEYASVLFFKNHGPMSGGSLRHPHMQIIGLNEMDVNENVKLEQFEGVTIAQNEHVTFNLSVKPRMGFFEFNVITDQLDKELHAFADYLQTAAHYLLNHFHRSCTSYNLFFYNLKNGKIAAKIIPRFATSPLYVGYGIPQVSNKLEHIANQVQELYFT; encoded by the coding sequence ATGAAACCAACCCATTTATTATTTAATTCCGCGATTGGTTCACAAAAGCCTGAAACAATCGTTAACCGGCAAAATCCCTGTCCCTTTTGCGACGTAGAATCTCTTACAGGCATCATTGAAAAACAAGGACCTATCATTTGGCTGAAAAATAAGTTTCCCGTTCTGCAAGATGCTTATCAGACGGTTATTATTGAGACCGATGAATGTTCTTCGGAACTATCTATTTATTCAAAGGAACATCTGTACACCTTGCTGAGCTTCGCTACTGAACGATGGATATCTATGATGAACAGCGGAGAATATGCTTCTGTTCTTTTCTTTAAAAACCACGGCCCCATGTCCGGAGGATCATTACGACATCCTCATATGCAAATTATTGGTTTAAATGAGATGGATGTAAATGAAAATGTGAAGCTAGAGCAGTTTGAAGGAGTCACAATTGCCCAAAATGAACACGTCACATTTAATTTATCTGTAAAACCTAGAATGGGCTTTTTTGAATTTAACGTGATAACGGATCAGCTTGACAAAGAGCTGCACGCGTTTGCAGATTATCTTCAAACGGCTGCTCACTATTTATTAAATCATTTTCATCGTAGCTGCACGAGCTACAACTTATTTTTTTATAATCTTAAAAATGGCAAAATTGCGGCGAAAATCATTCCTCGCTTTGCCACATCTCCTTTGTATGTAGGATATGGCATTCCTCAAGTTTCCAATAAGCTTGAGCACATTGCTAACCAAGTTCAGGAGCTGTACTTTACCTAA
- a CDS encoding PAS domain S-box protein: MESHNLIKKRNFVLLLIFWLLYFVHIVLYHFIAAAPHMIVFISGGILLLLVTAMYYFRFHPAIIMYSFFICYYAYIAYMTSIEPAVINYLFLFLGIIVSFIYYSYIAIVISTFMSIIIVLYFYVSNTLFTSVTFVKLDIVYFILFTLITMIILLYCAHFSKKLIAINTVKMNKTEDELYSAQEYLQSFFTYNRDAIAVFSLDGKVIRVNDAFEQIYGWKAEEIVGKAIPFIPAGLKGDAESRLERVKKGEKLVAFETQDKRKDGKIIDVEITVSPIFNRDKQVVALFGISRDLTEEKETEKFLRQTDKLSLAGEMAAGIAHEIRNPLTSLNGFIQLIHEDSSCYHSYTTIMLSELNRINSIVGEFLLLAKPHDTVMKKHAFSTILNDVILLYESECVLKNVVVKTQVEAPHTYICCDANQIKQVLINLLKNALEAMPSGGEIHLNVTQHTKDLTIFIKDTGVGIPSNLLTHIQKPFFTTKPSGTGLGLVVIKNILYQHKGTFEIKSTVGEGTSVTLTIPLWKEGTCQ; this comes from the coding sequence ATGGAATCACACAACCTCATAAAAAAACGGAATTTTGTTCTTTTACTTATTTTTTGGCTGCTATATTTTGTTCACATTGTTTTATACCACTTTATTGCAGCCGCTCCTCATATGATTGTTTTTATAAGCGGAGGGATTTTATTACTGTTAGTGACGGCTATGTATTACTTTCGTTTTCATCCTGCTATCATTATGTATTCTTTTTTCATATGCTATTATGCCTATATTGCGTACATGACATCTATTGAACCTGCTGTTATTAATTATTTGTTTTTGTTTCTTGGAATAATTGTTAGCTTTATTTATTATAGCTATATCGCTATTGTAATTTCTACATTTATGTCCATAATAATTGTTTTGTACTTTTATGTAAGCAACACTCTTTTTACATCTGTGACCTTCGTGAAATTAGATATCGTTTATTTCATTTTGTTTACGCTGATCACAATGATTATTTTGTTGTACTGTGCTCATTTCTCTAAAAAACTGATTGCTATTAACACGGTCAAAATGAACAAAACCGAAGATGAACTGTATTCAGCTCAAGAGTATTTACAATCTTTTTTTACATACAATCGCGACGCCATTGCCGTGTTCAGTCTAGACGGTAAAGTGATTAGAGTAAACGATGCTTTTGAGCAAATATACGGATGGAAAGCGGAAGAAATTGTTGGAAAGGCCATTCCATTTATTCCTGCTGGCTTAAAAGGCGACGCTGAAAGCCGATTAGAAAGGGTTAAAAAAGGAGAAAAGCTGGTAGCCTTTGAAACCCAAGATAAGCGAAAAGACGGAAAAATAATTGATGTAGAAATCACTGTTTCACCTATTTTTAATCGTGATAAACAGGTCGTTGCGCTTTTTGGTATTTCACGTGACCTTACCGAAGAAAAGGAAACAGAAAAATTCCTTCGCCAAACCGATAAATTATCTTTAGCCGGCGAAATGGCAGCGGGAATCGCTCATGAAATTCGAAATCCGCTTACTTCTCTGAATGGATTTATTCAGCTTATTCATGAAGACAGCAGCTGCTATCATTCTTATACAACCATCATGCTGAGTGAACTGAATCGTATTAACTCAATCGTTGGAGAATTTTTATTGCTCGCTAAACCTCATGATACGGTTATGAAAAAGCATGCATTCTCTACTATTTTAAATGACGTTATTCTTCTGTATGAATCAGAATGTGTATTAAAAAATGTCGTAGTTAAAACGCAGGTGGAAGCCCCGCATACATACATCTGCTGTGATGCAAATCAAATTAAGCAAGTACTCATTAACTTATTAAAAAATGCGCTCGAAGCTATGCCTAGCGGAGGAGAAATTCATTTAAACGTTACTCAGCATACTAAAGATCTTACTATTTTCATTAAAGATACAGGAGTCGGCATTCCCTCAAATTTGCTTACGCACATTCAAAAACCCTTTTTTACCACGAAGCCCTCAGGCACCGGTCTTGGACTTGTTGTGATTAAAAACATTTTGTATCAGCATAAAGGAACATTTGAGATTAAAAGCACTGTTGGCGAAGGAACCAGCGTTACCCTTACGATTCCTCTATGGAAAGAAGGAACATGTCAATAA